From the genome of Plectropomus leopardus isolate mb unplaced genomic scaffold, YSFRI_Pleo_2.0 unplaced_scaffold24125, whole genome shotgun sequence:
tgggttttctttttttagagtTATCTATTTATTATACTCTTTTCTGCATCACAGTCAGACCAGACACAACTTCCTCACATGGGTCATGTGTCGTGCAATCCAATCAAAACGGCTTAGCTTTGCCCATGCGCACCCCAACTTTTTTGCAACGGATGGACTGCaaaactactactaccactactactactactactactactactattaatattaataatggcTTTATTAAGGACACAGAAAAGGTCCATAGCGTAGTAGTACATAAAAACAGTCAACGGACTATgtacaaaacaatatatacaacaaacaaacattaaacgttaattttaaactgtgatttatttaaGTGAAAATATCAGATGCCAACGTTTTATCTCCTCTTAACGTGTTCACTTCCTTCGGATAcaccttttttaatttctttattccAGTGGACTCATGTTCCGCTTTGCTTAAatacacagagaaaacatgtataattatttattttaaggtacaaCATATCAAAAAGCTGGGCTGCACTGAAGTCTTTTAAAGTCAGTactgttcttgtttttctcctttcagGTCCAAGAGATAACACAAGTTCAGACGACCACTGCTGCTCCATATCGACCAGTGACAGGTGCTCCCCCGCGGTATCTGAGCCGATAACGGAGGACAGCGACGAAACCGACAGGAAAACAGGCGACAGCAACCTGACAGACGACAACGAGGACGCGCACAACGGCTTTGACGCGCGGTCGGAGCAAGACGCGTCCTCGGACCCGAGCTCCACCCGGAAGAAGAAGACCCGGACCGTGTTCAGCCGCAGTCAGGTGTTTCAGCTGGAGTCCACCTTCGACGTGAAACGGTACCTGAGCAGCTCGGAGAGAGCGGGGCTCGCAGCGTCCCTCCACCTGACTGAGACGCAGGTCAAAATCTGGTTCCAGAACCGGAGGAATAAATGGAAGAGACAGCTGGCGGCGGACCTCGAGGCTGCACATATCCCACACTCCTCCCAGCGGATTGTCAGGGTGCCCATTCTGTATCACGAGGGACCCACACCCACTGCAGCTGTGGGTTTCAGCCTGAACGGACATCCACTCTCTCCACCCGTGGCAGGCTTTTCGAGCTCCATCAACTACCCTCTGTCCTCGTTTGCTCACTCCATGAGCATGTTAAGATCGCAGATGACCGGTTTGGTGTAAAAACTTTTACAGACTGAGACATCAAACTGTTTGTTGGTAACATAAATTCACCCTGTTGATACTGAATCGTGCAATAAACCACAAAGCCGCATTAAACTGTTGACTTCATCCAAAGAGCCGCAGAGACGTTAAATATATGAATCATCTTTATAAATCTGTTCAAGAGTCTGTGCTCCTGACGCAGAATAACAAGGCCGAGACCACTGGAGGCCGCAGCTGTTCCCGTACTGTATGTTTGaatacacacatatttttacaaacttttatatttaaagccacacatttttccaactttgtcactttttccacataatagataaataaataaaaacaagcacaaaattGTCTGCTTTTCTGTTGTTCGTAAATACACACTGAGCTCATATATGACTTCATGGTCACGTGGAGAGGTGTTTATTGAGAACGAAGTGAACCCATATGTGCTGAGACACaacgaaaagaaaaaatatgaaacctGAGTATTTCTTTCGGAAATTACAGAGTTAACCTTTTATACACTCCTGAGCGTTTCTGCTACAAGTAGGCCGCTGTTATGACTATCTAAGCTCTTTTTGGCGTCCATGCAGATTTGCAACTATATAgttcattaaataatttaagtaagaatttaccattttttgccCGTCAATGATAAGCAAACATGATCGGCGATCCTTTAGACCAATAagattagatagatagataga
Proteins encoded in this window:
- the LOC121966353 gene encoding homeobox protein HMX1-like is translated as PRDNTSSDDHCCSISTSDRCSPAVSEPITEDSDETDRKTGDSNLTDDNEDAHNGFDARSEQDASSDPSSTRKKKTRTVFSRSQVFQLESTFDVKRYLSSSERAGLAASLHLTETQVKIWFQNRRNKWKRQLAADLEAAHIPHSSQRIVRVPILYHEGPTPTAAVGFSLNGHPLSPPVAGFSSSINYPLSSFAHSMSMLRSQMTGLV